In Leisingera methylohalidivorans DSM 14336, a single genomic region encodes these proteins:
- a CDS encoding glutathione S-transferase, giving the protein MSYEIYIGDRMFSSWSLRGWLMLEKFTLPHTVHLVGLFTGTMAEEMAHLAPARLVPALRTPEGTVVGESLAIAETLAEQNPDAGLWPVDPSQRAAARWLAAEMVAGFGALRGECPMQLAHIYEGFETSGAVQADLDRIETLFAFARNVSGLADGYLFGDYSLAEVFYTPVAARIIGYGLPVSAATRTYCKLLLSDPAVLRWQEQAHEVNYDPEPYARDLPRRPWTLD; this is encoded by the coding sequence ATGTCTTATGAAATCTATATCGGCGACCGCATGTTCTCCAGCTGGTCATTGCGCGGCTGGCTCATGCTCGAAAAATTTACGCTTCCCCATACAGTGCATCTGGTGGGGTTGTTCACAGGAACCATGGCGGAAGAGATGGCGCATCTGGCCCCGGCCCGGCTGGTGCCCGCACTGCGCACGCCAGAGGGCACAGTTGTTGGCGAAAGCCTGGCGATAGCCGAGACGCTGGCCGAACAGAACCCGGACGCAGGGCTTTGGCCCGTGGACCCGTCACAGCGTGCCGCCGCTCGCTGGCTGGCGGCTGAAATGGTCGCGGGCTTTGGCGCGCTGCGCGGCGAATGCCCGATGCAGCTGGCACATATCTACGAAGGGTTTGAGACCTCCGGCGCAGTTCAGGCGGACCTGGACCGGATCGAAACGCTGTTTGCTTTTGCGCGCAACGTTTCCGGCCTGGCAGACGGCTATCTGTTCGGAGATTATTCGCTGGCGGAGGTGTTCTATACCCCTGTTGCCGCGCGCATAATCGGCTACGGGCTGCCGGTCTCTGCCGCAACCCGCACCTATTGCAAGCTGCTGCTGTCCGACCCGGCCGTTCTGCGCTGGCAAGAACAGGCACATGAGGTCAACTACGATCCGGAACCCTATGCGCGGGATCTGCCGCGGCGGCCTTGGACTCTGGATTGA